In Nitrospirae bacterium CG2_30_53_67, the genomic window ATTGCGCCTGACCTGTTTCAATCCTCACCCGCCCACGTGGGCGGGTGCTACTGTTCTTGCTCTTTTTGCTTTGATTTCAATATGTTGAAAAACATATTCTGCGAAATCATAAAATCGGTCTTAAATATTCTCGATGCAAACACTGCACTATCACCTAACATATTGATAAAAGCTATTTTTTATCTTCCACGAATCTTACGGCTTTTTCGATAGCGCGTCAGGTTCGCACTAAATGATCAGAGGTTCATCAAAGAAAATAGTTTTTGCCGTCCCATACTCTTCTACATGTTCATCTCTTGGCTCTGTCAGGCGATATAAACGCAGATTATCCTCTTCCTTATTGATTTCTTCCAAGAGTTTCTTTCGCAGATCCTCATACTTCATCTCATCCACCTGACATTCAAAGACCGATTTTTGAACACGCTGGCCGTAGTTCTTACATGCCTGAGCCACGCGGCGAAGCCTTCGGCGTCCGGATTTCGTATCCGTTGACACATCATAAGCAACGATGATCCACATATATCATTTCCTCCCTATGAATACAAGAAAGGTGGATAGACTTCCAGATCGCCTCTCAGGTGTCTTGCCAAAAGTCGTGCCTGAACATGGGGGAGCAGGCCAAATGGAACCTTCTCATTTAATACAGGATGTTTGAATTCATCCTGCTTCCTCTTTTGATACGACACCACGACAGTCTTTCGTCCCTCGTCGTTCAACAGGGTTGCGCCGCCTGGCCGCACTTCAAAGTCCTTTGCCGTAATCTGCTTGCGATTGATCAGAGTAAGCGCCAGCCGGTCTGCCAGCAGCGAACGGAACTCTTCCATCAAGTCGAGTCCCAATGACGGTCTTCCCGGTCTGAGGGCATGGAGAAAACCCATCTGTGAATCAAGCCCCACTCCCTCCAGTGCAGAGATACAATCGTTCAGCACAAGCGTATAGAGAAAAGACAACAGGCCGTTCACCGGATCGAGCGGCGGCCTCCTGTTTCGCCCATTCATCTTGAACGTTTTGCGTGCGTCCTCTTTCACCATCCGGTCAAAAACACCGAAATAGGCATTGGCCGACTCACCTTCAAAACCCCGCACCACATCAATATCGTGCGTATCCTTCAGACGAAAGAGCGCATCGGCGAGAATATCGGCAGCCTTCTTGAGAGCTGAGATCTCTTCCTGATTCTCGGTTTCCCTGGCTCCGCGAAGAAGCACCTCACGGGAATTTCTAACCTTTCCCGCCACGATGTTCCGGGCAACCCCTATCGACTTCTCTTTATCCCTGACAAACTCATACTGTGCCTGTCTGAGCAGGACGTTTCCTGTGGTCTTGCCTACCATTCGGCATTTGAACTGGCCGTTCCGGTCCAGGATCACGACTGCTCTCCCGTCGTCAGCACAGCGTCCCAGAAGAAACGGGCTCATCATCACGTTTCCCATGGTCACGATGGCCCCGAGATGATGGAGCGGCACCTGCATCTGCACATTGCCTTCCACTTCCACCTTCAGGGTTTCATGATCCAGATTCAGGTAGGCGCCTTGTGTCATGACATAAAGCGTATTCAGGAGTTGTTTCATGCTTATGGCCCTCTGCTTTAGAGAATTTAGAGAATTTTCCCTTGACTTAGTCAACTACTTGGTTTAATATTTGACCATGAAAAAGATCAATATTCATGAAGCAAAAACCCATCTCTCACACTACCTCGAAGAA contains:
- a CDS encoding subtype I-C CRISPR-associated endonuclease Cas1; translation: MKQLLNTLYVMTQGAYLNLDHETLKVEVEGNVQMQVPLHHLGAIVTMGNVMMSPFLLGRCADDGRAVVILDRNGQFKCRMVGKTTGNVLLRQAQYEFVRDKEKSIGVARNIVAGKVRNSREVLLRGARETENQEEISALKKAADILADALFRLKDTHDIDVVRGFEGESANAYFGVFDRMVKEDARKTFKMNGRNRRPPLDPVNGLLSFLYTLVLNDCISALEGVGLDSQMGFLHALRPGRPSLGLDLMEEFRSLLADRLALTLINRKQITAKDFEVRPGGATLLNDEGRKTVVVSYQKRKQDEFKHPVLNEKVPFGLLPHVQARLLARHLRGDLEVYPPFLYS
- a CDS encoding CRISPR-associated endonuclease Cas2 — its product is MWIIVAYDVSTDTKSGRRRLRRVAQACKNYGQRVQKSVFECQVDEMKYEDLRKKLLEEINKEEDNLRLYRLTEPRDEHVEEYGTAKTIFFDEPLII